A genomic window from Fibrobacter sp. UWEL includes:
- a CDS encoding Rpn family recombination-promoting nuclease/putative transposase — MNKEKSKRKLRNRRNHDGFLKYIYSRPQNTRALFRIAAKKNKVLREILSEVDLDTLEEISGAYNDVGERGEADLAFRVKSKAGEDIIFGILLEHKSSPSDDIFAQIGRYTLRVMVNKSNPELASLPTKAIVIYNGTDKWDPLEKYRSIRAKYKDRVPNFEFAFVNLAEIDDEICLADENVEAAVGIITMKYAFKAGKYRRMLPKIEERLKTISMSDSATLISKIELYLGEYITTTSLKRLKMAFQSIGQRLGFVSAGDVRRAEEKEARSLRAKIKRKDAEIARKDAENASLAAEIAALKAQLAALAAK; from the coding sequence ATGAACAAGGAAAAATCAAAAAGGAAACTGAGGAACCGTCGTAATCATGACGGCTTCCTGAAGTACATCTATTCCCGCCCGCAGAATACAAGAGCCCTGTTCCGTATAGCGGCTAAGAAAAATAAGGTCCTTCGCGAGATTCTTTCCGAAGTGGATTTGGATACGCTGGAGGAAATTTCTGGGGCTTACAATGATGTTGGAGAGCGGGGTGAAGCTGATCTTGCGTTCCGTGTAAAGAGTAAGGCTGGGGAGGATATTATCTTTGGCATATTGCTGGAGCATAAGTCTTCGCCTAGTGACGATATTTTTGCGCAGATAGGCCGCTATACGCTGAGGGTCATGGTGAACAAGAGTAATCCTGAGCTGGCCAGCCTTCCCACGAAGGCAATCGTTATCTACAATGGTACCGACAAGTGGGATCCTCTTGAAAAGTATCGCAGCATTCGCGCGAAGTACAAGGATCGTGTACCGAATTTTGAATTCGCCTTCGTGAACCTTGCGGAAATTGACGATGAAATCTGCCTTGCGGATGAAAATGTTGAGGCAGCCGTTGGCATTATTACCATGAAGTACGCGTTCAAGGCAGGGAAGTATCGCAGGATGCTCCCGAAGATTGAGGAAAGGCTGAAGACCATCAGCATGAGTGATAGCGCTACCCTAATCAGCAAAATTGAACTATATTTAGGAGAGTATATTACTACCACATCACTTAAGAGGTTGAAGATGGCATTCCAGAGTATTGGTCAAAGGCTTGGCTTCGTCAGCGCAGGCGATGTGCGTCGTGCAGAGGAAAAGGAAGCTCGTAGCCTCAGGGCAAAAATCAAAAGGAAGGATGCTGAAATTGCAAGGAAGGATGCAGAAAATGCTTCCTTGGCTGCAGAAATTGCTGCTCTTAAGGCTCAGCTTGCAGCTCTCGCCGCCAAGTAA
- a CDS encoding Rpn family recombination-promoting nuclease/putative transposase: protein MNKSLRHDSFCRDGLADVSTFLEFVEYLASQNADLLAIINLLDLSTLERIPADFSDTANTGYADLAFRAKVKKEYLRGGPVQVCVGFLVEHKSYMDDEVLEQLRKYHYHLMVEKLKENAVKGIPSVAIILYNGKDDWNPLEKLDDYPDVLRDIVLPFKGVFVDVDDVPDETCIEKFSPRLGAFIVALKYSRDPEAHKDVFKKVLDRIGTPKKVDGTLDLVASIDVYLNGWLSKTFEEELKMDFVRPPYETIADAQRKRQEALEKKLAEKDAEIADKDAENASLAAENASQAARIKELEAALAAK from the coding sequence ATGAATAAATCTTTGCGTCATGATTCTTTTTGCAGGGATGGGCTTGCCGATGTGAGTACGTTCCTGGAATTTGTGGAATACCTGGCTTCCCAGAATGCGGATTTGCTGGCAATCATCAACCTTTTGGACCTGAGTACCCTGGAGCGGATTCCTGCGGACTTCAGTGATACTGCAAACACGGGGTATGCAGATCTCGCGTTCCGTGCAAAGGTTAAGAAGGAATACTTGCGGGGTGGTCCCGTACAGGTGTGCGTTGGTTTCCTGGTGGAGCACAAGTCCTATATGGACGACGAAGTCCTGGAGCAGCTCCGCAAGTACCACTACCACCTGATGGTTGAAAAGCTGAAGGAAAATGCGGTCAAGGGTATTCCTTCCGTTGCGATTATCCTCTATAATGGCAAGGATGATTGGAATCCGCTGGAAAAGTTGGACGATTACCCCGATGTATTGCGGGATATTGTGCTTCCCTTCAAGGGCGTCTTTGTGGATGTGGATGATGTTCCTGATGAGACCTGCATTGAAAAGTTTAGCCCTCGCTTGGGTGCGTTTATTGTCGCTCTGAAATACTCCCGCGATCCGGAAGCCCACAAGGATGTCTTCAAGAAGGTTCTGGACCGGATTGGAACCCCTAAGAAGGTAGATGGAACCCTTGACTTGGTCGCCTCCATTGATGTATATTTGAATGGCTGGCTTTCCAAAACCTTCGAGGAGGAACTCAAAATGGATTTTGTTAGACCGCCGTATGAGACAATTGCTGACGCACAGCGCAAAAGGCAAGAAGCCCTCGAGAAGAAACTTGCTGAAAAGGATGCAGAAATTGCTGACAAGGACGCAGAAAACGCATCCTTGGCTGCAGAGAATGCTTCTCAGGCTGCTCGCATCAAGGAACTTGAAGCAGCTCTCGCCGCCAAGTAA
- a CDS encoding Fic family protein → MERFVIRLEKTDSLKLRRANRIKSIHSSLAIEGNSLSENAVSDIINGKRVLAPAREILEVKNALATYELYSKLNPFSVKDLLKAHGVMMQGITPDAGKFRNCNEGVFKGKKCVHLAPPPNMVPELMKNLFDWLKVSKDHMLIRSCVFHYEFEFIHPFSDGNGRTGRLWQSLILGKMNPVFEFLPVENMVFANQQKYYDAIAAATKAGESSPFIEFMLQNILETLKKYKDVPFDGSESEFKMDLTDRQNKILALLRDNSVTIDALAKKLKVSAKTVERDLAKLRECDLVERSGSDKTGRWLVK, encoded by the coding sequence GTGGAACGTTTTGTTATTCGCTTAGAAAAGACTGATAGTCTGAAATTGCGTAGGGCAAATAGAATCAAAAGCATTCATAGTTCCCTAGCCATAGAAGGTAACTCCTTAAGCGAAAACGCAGTGAGTGACATTATTAACGGTAAACGGGTTTTGGCTCCTGCTCGAGAAATTCTCGAGGTAAAAAATGCCCTTGCCACATACGAATTGTATTCTAAACTTAATCCGTTCTCTGTAAAGGATTTGCTGAAGGCTCATGGCGTGATGATGCAAGGAATAACTCCCGATGCCGGCAAATTCCGAAACTGTAACGAGGGCGTCTTTAAGGGAAAAAAGTGTGTTCATTTGGCTCCGCCACCCAATATGGTCCCTGAGTTGATGAAAAATCTTTTTGATTGGTTGAAAGTGAGCAAGGACCATATGCTCATTCGATCCTGCGTATTTCATTATGAATTTGAGTTCATTCATCCATTTAGTGATGGAAATGGCCGAACTGGGCGCCTATGGCAATCGCTGATTCTAGGAAAAATGAACCCTGTTTTTGAATTCTTGCCTGTGGAAAACATGGTTTTTGCTAATCAGCAAAAGTATTATGATGCGATTGCGGCTGCTACAAAGGCTGGAGAGTCGAGTCCCTTTATTGAATTTATGCTGCAGAATATTCTTGAAACTCTGAAAAAGTACAAGGATGTCCCATTTGACGGTTCTGAATCTGAATTTAAGATGGATTTGACCGATCGCCAAAATAAGATTCTTGCCTTGCTACGAGATAATTCTGTGACAATAGATGCCCTCGCAAAAAAATTAAAGGTGTCCGCAAAAACAGTTGAACGTGATTTGGCTAAGTTGCGAGAATGCGATTTAGTGGAACGAAGTGGCTCCGATAAGACCGGCCGTTGGCTTGTTAAGTAA
- a CDS encoding carbohydrate-binding protein: MNRLDIPLKNFAKIALIFGCAALEVHAAADQCKPIGWATRSGRSSTAFEVTGGGNVVADTARDFSTLQSLVKGTTPKVIYIDGTLGDGWQDRSGSRLVIDGSNKTIIGLKAGTKLNACIRIAGAAKNIILRNIVVEGPGSNSTQAWDNLTIEGSSGKYPSNIWIDHCEFWDGQDGNADVVKGADNVTFTWCKFGYKKKSEHNLSNLIGSSDSEPESEGKLNVTYMFNWWVAANQRKPRCRYGNIHVVNNLITGNSSITAGVDVLGMAPGYQCTIRSERNHFIDEREPIYLGLSGTIGVAETIDNKYTNCTGNTKGNGTSFTPPYDYTGFMLNVNDVEAAVKAGAGATLTSPTVCDAGYVEPTPPEPVAEKAYQAESGIITGGVVESSNTGFAGTGYVNFDKGGSLLVKVSVEKYGMYQLDIDYTNGSKEDRKLDISSSGKLPDGTAVADAVNETFGKTSSWTEWKTLTTKLKLAPGENSLTFTTVDGNDGPNLDQFDLTLLEEKELPSDSGDSLQTPDAIAANPQRNSLGNVLGNSAGNVAAKNVKVFDLNGNLVRNVPYAEKSGTSASPEQYTRGLPRGRYIILQK; the protein is encoded by the coding sequence ATGAATCGTTTGGATATTCCCCTTAAGAATTTTGCAAAAATCGCACTGATTTTTGGTTGTGCAGCCCTAGAAGTCCATGCGGCAGCAGACCAATGCAAGCCTATTGGCTGGGCAACGCGCTCGGGCCGCTCTAGCACCGCTTTCGAGGTGACTGGTGGCGGAAATGTGGTGGCCGATACAGCCCGTGATTTTAGCACGCTCCAGAGCTTGGTAAAGGGAACCACGCCCAAGGTGATTTACATCGACGGCACTCTGGGCGATGGCTGGCAGGATCGTTCCGGTAGCCGCCTGGTCATCGACGGAAGCAACAAGACGATTATCGGGTTAAAGGCGGGCACAAAGCTGAATGCCTGCATCCGTATTGCAGGGGCTGCGAAGAATATCATCCTCCGCAACATCGTGGTGGAAGGCCCCGGTTCCAACTCCACTCAGGCCTGGGACAACTTGACTATCGAAGGTAGCTCCGGCAAGTATCCCAGCAACATCTGGATTGACCATTGCGAATTCTGGGACGGCCAGGATGGTAACGCCGACGTGGTGAAGGGCGCGGACAACGTGACTTTTACCTGGTGTAAGTTCGGCTACAAGAAAAAGAGCGAACACAATCTTTCTAACCTGATTGGCAGTAGCGATTCCGAGCCGGAAAGCGAAGGCAAGCTGAATGTGACCTACATGTTCAACTGGTGGGTGGCCGCAAACCAGCGCAAGCCCCGCTGCCGCTACGGGAATATTCATGTGGTGAACAACCTGATCACCGGCAACTCCAGCATTACCGCCGGCGTGGATGTGCTGGGCATGGCTCCTGGCTACCAGTGCACCATCCGTTCCGAACGCAACCACTTTATCGACGAACGAGAGCCCATTTATCTGGGACTTTCCGGAACCATCGGCGTTGCAGAAACCATCGACAACAAGTACACCAACTGCACGGGCAATACCAAGGGAAACGGCACTTCCTTTACGCCGCCCTATGACTACACCGGATTCATGCTGAACGTAAATGACGTGGAAGCCGCGGTGAAGGCGGGAGCCGGCGCTACCCTTACGAGCCCCACTGTTTGCGACGCGGGTTATGTGGAGCCCACTCCTCCTGAACCGGTGGCGGAAAAGGCCTACCAGGCAGAAAGCGGCATAATTACCGGCGGAGTTGTGGAAAGTTCCAACACAGGTTTTGCGGGTACCGGCTATGTGAATTTTGACAAGGGCGGCAGCCTGCTCGTAAAGGTCAGTGTTGAAAAGTACGGTATGTACCAGCTGGACATAGACTACACTAATGGCTCCAAGGAAGACCGTAAGCTGGATATTTCTAGCAGTGGAAAGCTACCCGACGGAACGGCGGTGGCGGACGCCGTTAACGAAACATTTGGCAAGACCAGCAGCTGGACCGAATGGAAAACTCTGACCACAAAGCTGAAGCTAGCCCCCGGGGAAAACAGCCTGACGTTCACTACCGTCGATGGCAATGACGGTCCCAATCTGGACCAGTTCGACTTAACTCTCCTGGAGGAAAAGGAACTGCCCAGCGACTCGGGTGACTCCCTGCAGACTCCGGATGCCATCGCAGCAAACCCGCAGAGGAACTCGCTGGGGAACGTTCTAGGAAACTCTGCGGGGAACGTCGCCGCCAAGAACGTGAAGGTATTCGACCTGAACGGAAATCTAGTCCGCAATGTACCTTATGCAGAAAAGTCTGGCACATCCGCCTCTCCGGAACAGTACACCAGGGGCCTCCCCCGCGGCCGCTACATCATTTTGCAGAAGTGA
- a CDS encoding carbohydrate-binding protein: MGMFRTAALAALLTVNSFAITNQFRGTNWADKRDNFVSDVLVLSGMSLNMTYESAYALSDRVMGQFVEKLGINSLRIPINEPTASTAWGYYQGIIDGILAHGRVVIGYWGPAQPSGPKNMDDWWKMWDTVVKQYGDNSDAYFEIFNEPHMYTKDELRNLYATWLERFPDVPRDHILLDGTGLAWNVPEIADDPRFDGCLFAVHEYTFWNMSITTEEGWKNSFKGKVGKYADRTVCTEWGGAMGPGDKAGVHYEKMDYNDPNPTNYFMAYIRGMSEQLREWQMGSFYWVGLRDGDWYSMVTRSGEGANTTLEIVNQSGVDRMQYSWTDTVAVEPVPQSPFKGVANAIPGKIEAEDFDVPGVGKGNESYSDKDSKNQGDSDYRKDDAPAVDLYKKSDGRIVVGYNQTGEWLEYTVNVAATGEYTMNASVASANETSGFKLSMDGKDITEEIAVPKGASLDDESANYDDYQMVSAKVNLTEGEHILRFTVTGDWMDIDYIEFENKDAPDAIGRKVAEPSRGAERNKVTERSRGAGSFTADGKRLGRLRNGAKYIKVFSH; the protein is encoded by the coding sequence ATGGGAATGTTTAGAACTGCAGCCCTTGCGGCACTTTTGACAGTCAATTCTTTTGCAATTACAAATCAGTTTCGCGGTACCAACTGGGCCGATAAGCGAGACAACTTTGTGTCCGACGTGCTGGTACTTTCGGGCATGTCCTTGAACATGACCTACGAATCCGCCTACGCACTCTCTGATCGCGTTATGGGGCAGTTCGTAGAAAAACTGGGCATTAACAGCCTGCGTATTCCAATCAATGAACCTACCGCTTCTACGGCATGGGGCTATTACCAGGGAATTATCGATGGTATCTTAGCTCACGGCCGCGTGGTCATTGGCTATTGGGGCCCCGCACAGCCTAGCGGCCCCAAGAACATGGATGACTGGTGGAAAATGTGGGACACTGTGGTCAAACAGTACGGCGATAATTCCGACGCCTATTTTGAAATTTTCAACGAACCCCACATGTATACCAAGGACGAGTTACGTAATTTGTATGCAACCTGGCTGGAACGTTTCCCCGATGTGCCTCGCGATCATATTCTGCTGGACGGTACTGGCTTGGCTTGGAATGTGCCTGAGATTGCCGACGATCCCCGCTTTGATGGGTGCCTTTTCGCAGTCCACGAATACACCTTCTGGAATATGAGCATTACCACCGAAGAAGGCTGGAAGAATAGCTTCAAGGGAAAGGTGGGCAAGTACGCTGACCGCACCGTCTGTACGGAATGGGGCGGCGCCATGGGCCCCGGCGACAAGGCTGGCGTTCATTACGAGAAGATGGATTATAACGATCCTAATCCCACCAACTACTTCATGGCATACATTCGCGGTATGTCCGAACAGCTGCGCGAATGGCAGATGGGTAGCTTCTACTGGGTAGGCCTTCGTGATGGTGACTGGTACAGCATGGTCACACGTTCTGGTGAAGGTGCAAATACCACCCTTGAAATCGTGAACCAGTCCGGCGTGGACCGCATGCAATATTCCTGGACGGATACCGTTGCTGTGGAACCTGTTCCCCAGAGTCCGTTCAAGGGCGTGGCGAATGCAATTCCTGGCAAGATTGAAGCGGAAGACTTTGACGTTCCCGGCGTAGGCAAGGGTAACGAATCTTACAGCGATAAGGATTCTAAAAATCAGGGTGACAGCGATTACCGCAAGGACGACGCTCCCGCAGTTGATCTTTACAAGAAGAGTGATGGTCGCATTGTGGTGGGCTATAATCAGACAGGCGAATGGCTGGAATACACCGTGAACGTTGCTGCAACGGGCGAATACACCATGAACGCTTCTGTAGCCTCCGCTAACGAAACCTCCGGCTTTAAGCTGTCTATGGACGGCAAGGATATTACGGAAGAAATTGCAGTCCCCAAGGGCGCATCTCTGGATGATGAGAGTGCAAACTATGATGACTATCAGATGGTCTCCGCCAAGGTGAACCTGACCGAGGGCGAACACATCCTGCGCTTTACCGTTACCGGTGACTGGATGGACATTGACTACATCGAATTTGAAAATAAAGACGCACCGGATGCCATCGGCCGTAAGGTCGCCGAGCCTAGTCGAGGCGCTGAACGCAATAAGGTCACCGAGCGAAGCCGAGGTGCTGGCTCCTTCACCGCAGATGGCAAACGCCTTGGCCGCCTCCGCAATGGCGCCAAGTACATCAAGGTCTTTAGCCATTAA
- a CDS encoding carbohydrate-binding protein — translation MSKKSRVSSRVFAAAALATLGFAATANAHPDSLVLTPPLGWNSWNVFHENINENQIKEVADAMVTSGLRDAGYIYLNLDDNWMHTKRDANGDLQNHPTTFPSGMKALADYIHAKGLKFGVYGDRGKRTCHHYNSKWDSENGSYMHEEQDAKKFAEWGVDYLKYDNCDPAPNSNQEEDYTRMSKALRNSGRDIVFSICAWEYKDWMPKIAHLWRTTFDIGPEWRSTSWYRGIYEIIDANNKYWEIAKPGKWNDPDMLEVDNSKLTYEEQKSQMTMWSIMAAPIMISSDVRKMSTQVKDLYLNKDMIAINQDSLGVQGHRISNKDGKQIWTKPLKNGDIAVALLNDNTSPQTIECNFADIGVTGEVEVRDAWQKKDLGAKSSVSAEVPAHGSVLLRLILKPVPREPFGGKAWAIPGKIEAEDFDINGVGAGNTTYNEKDSENHGNSDYRKGTGVDLYEKDGGKIVVGYNQAGEWLEYSVNVAETGEYTMFAAVASANETSSFKLSMDGKDITEEIAVPKGEGEDNYDDFQKVQAAVNLTKGEHILRFTVTGDWMDIDYITFVTSNCEEDGSHCAETCGGVECKDAIGSKVAEPSRGAVQSRGAQSKFTVNGKRLNSLHSGAKHIKVFTR, via the coding sequence ATGTCAAAGAAATCTCGCGTTTCCAGCCGCGTTTTCGCCGCTGCCGCACTTGCAACCCTCGGATTTGCAGCAACTGCAAATGCCCATCCCGACAGTTTGGTGCTTACGCCCCCGTTGGGTTGGAACAGCTGGAACGTATTCCATGAAAACATCAACGAAAATCAGATCAAGGAAGTTGCCGACGCAATGGTGACCTCGGGTCTCCGCGACGCGGGCTACATCTACCTGAATCTGGATGACAACTGGATGCATACCAAGCGTGACGCCAATGGTGACCTCCAGAATCACCCGACTACATTCCCCAGCGGCATGAAGGCTCTGGCCGATTACATTCACGCCAAGGGATTGAAGTTTGGCGTTTATGGCGACCGCGGTAAACGTACCTGCCATCATTACAACTCCAAGTGGGACAGCGAAAACGGCTCCTACATGCACGAAGAACAGGACGCCAAGAAGTTCGCCGAATGGGGCGTAGACTACCTGAAGTACGATAACTGTGACCCCGCACCTAATTCCAACCAGGAAGAAGATTACACCCGTATGTCCAAGGCGCTCCGCAATTCCGGACGCGACATCGTGTTCAGCATTTGCGCCTGGGAATATAAGGACTGGATGCCGAAAATCGCTCACCTGTGGCGTACCACTTTTGATATTGGTCCCGAATGGAGATCCACCTCCTGGTATCGCGGCATTTACGAGATTATCGATGCCAACAACAAGTATTGGGAAATTGCAAAGCCCGGCAAATGGAACGACCCGGACATGCTCGAAGTGGACAATAGCAAGCTGACCTACGAAGAACAGAAATCCCAGATGACTATGTGGTCCATCATGGCCGCACCTATCATGATCAGTTCCGATGTTCGTAAGATGTCTACTCAGGTCAAGGACCTTTACCTGAATAAGGATATGATTGCCATCAACCAGGATTCCCTAGGCGTTCAGGGCCATCGCATTTCCAATAAGGATGGAAAGCAGATTTGGACTAAGCCTTTGAAGAATGGCGACATCGCTGTGGCTCTCCTCAACGACAATACTTCTCCCCAGACCATCGAATGCAACTTTGCTGATATTGGCGTTACTGGCGAAGTGGAAGTTCGCGATGCCTGGCAGAAGAAGGATCTTGGTGCAAAGTCCAGCGTATCTGCTGAAGTTCCTGCACACGGTTCCGTGCTGTTGCGCTTGATTCTCAAGCCGGTTCCCCGCGAACCCTTTGGCGGTAAGGCCTGGGCTATTCCGGGCAAGATTGAAGCGGAGGACTTCGATATTAACGGTGTCGGCGCAGGCAATACCACCTACAACGAAAAGGATTCCGAAAACCATGGCAATTCCGATTACCGCAAGGGCACCGGCGTTGACCTGTACGAAAAGGATGGCGGCAAGATCGTGGTGGGCTACAATCAGGCTGGCGAATGGCTGGAATACTCCGTGAACGTTGCTGAAACCGGCGAATACACTATGTTTGCCGCAGTTGCTTCCGCCAATGAAACTTCCAGCTTCAAGCTGTCTATGGATGGCAAGGATATTACGGAAGAAATCGCAGTCCCCAAGGGCGAAGGCGAAGACAATTACGATGATTTCCAAAAGGTTCAAGCAGCTGTGAATCTGACAAAGGGTGAACACATCTTGCGCTTCACCGTCACTGGCGACTGGATGGACATTGACTACATCACCTTCGTAACGTCTAATTGTGAAGAGGATGGATCTCATTGTGCAGAAACTTGCGGAGGCGTCGAATGTAAGGACGCCATTGGCAGTAAGGTCGCCGAGCCTAGCCGAGGCGCTGTGCAAAGCCGAGGTGCCCAGAGCAAGTTCACTGTAAATGGCAAGCGCCTGAACAGCCTCCACAGCGGAGCTAAGCACATCAAGGTCTTTACCCGCTAA
- a CDS encoding carbohydrate binding domain-containing protein, which produces MFCRKLLTAAAVFSAVATSGFCASVQTQNLNVNGSNRNMMVYAPTNIEKDRPLIIQMHGMNQDAKYQHDAAKWEEIADTARFVVVFPNGENKSWDISGDKDVNFLKAIISEMNTKYGIDKKRVYVSGFSMGGMMSYHAANKMGDMIAAIAPCSGYPFGAGASSKRMMPIIHTHGTTDDVVGYSGGADYVKKWANYEGCGASEKISQYPVGRTSSQASLEVWTGCKDNSEVRLMTIAGKGHWYSMDLASVNTSDEIWNFVKRFSLDGATADPSIEPPFVEPTNRDEIYNGGFDSTANAWTLQTHGDASATGAVKDGAYNFNISAVGAQPYTVQLIQHNLHLEKDQWYEISFDASAAAARKLEVNVEQHEDPWASYLAEKQNFDIGTSAKTYTFQFQMTAATDTNSRLSFNAGSDAVNMTLDNVSIKKISAPEQAQVIGSSLNGAALASRQYSIYSLSGEFLGKFRASNSMELQDKAKALVKKSGVYMVRSGSTFKKVHVGK; this is translated from the coding sequence ATGTTTTGTAGAAAACTTTTGACAGCTGCTGCTGTCTTTTCTGCTGTCGCAACTAGCGGCTTTTGCGCCTCTGTTCAGACTCAGAATCTGAATGTTAACGGTTCCAATCGAAATATGATGGTTTATGCGCCTACTAATATCGAGAAGGATCGTCCCCTGATTATCCAGATGCATGGCATGAATCAGGATGCAAAGTACCAGCACGATGCCGCCAAGTGGGAAGAAATTGCAGATACCGCCCGTTTTGTGGTGGTTTTTCCCAATGGTGAGAATAAGTCCTGGGATATTTCCGGCGATAAGGACGTGAACTTCCTGAAGGCCATCATCAGCGAGATGAATACCAAGTACGGTATCGACAAGAAGCGCGTGTACGTTTCCGGATTTTCCATGGGCGGCATGATGAGTTATCACGCTGCCAACAAGATGGGCGACATGATCGCGGCAATCGCCCCTTGCTCGGGATATCCTTTTGGTGCCGGCGCCTCAAGCAAGCGCATGATGCCCATTATCCACACTCATGGAACAACCGATGATGTGGTGGGCTATAGCGGTGGCGCCGACTATGTGAAAAAATGGGCAAATTACGAAGGCTGCGGCGCGTCCGAAAAGATTTCCCAGTACCCGGTGGGGCGCACCTCATCTCAGGCTTCTCTGGAAGTGTGGACCGGCTGTAAGGATAATAGCGAAGTCCGCCTGATGACTATTGCAGGTAAGGGCCACTGGTACTCTATGGACTTGGCCAGCGTCAACACCTCCGACGAAATCTGGAATTTCGTAAAGCGCTTCTCTCTGGATGGCGCTACTGCGGATCCGTCCATCGAGCCGCCTTTTGTTGAACCCACCAACCGCGATGAAATTTATAATGGCGGCTTTGACTCTACGGCAAATGCCTGGACCTTGCAGACCCATGGTGATGCTTCCGCTACCGGCGCGGTCAAAGATGGCGCCTACAACTTCAATATTTCTGCAGTGGGCGCTCAGCCCTACACCGTGCAGCTGATCCAGCATAACCTCCATCTGGAAAAAGACCAGTGGTACGAAATCAGCTTTGACGCAAGCGCCGCTGCCGCCCGCAAGCTGGAAGTGAACGTGGAACAGCACGAGGATCCTTGGGCTAGCTACCTGGCGGAAAAGCAGAATTTCGATATTGGCACCAGCGCCAAGACTTACACATTCCAGTTCCAGATGACCGCCGCTACGGATACTAACAGCCGCCTCAGCTTCAATGCTGGCTCCGATGCAGTGAACATGACGCTGGACAATGTAAGCATTAAAAAGATTTCCGCACCGGAACAAGCGCAAGTGATTGGAAGTTCGTTAAATGGTGCCGCCCTGGCATCCCGTCAGTACAGCATTTATTCTCTGTCGGGCGAATTCCTGGGCAAGTTCCGCGCCAGCAATTCCATGGAACTTCAGGATAAGGCGAAGGCTCTCGTCAAGAAGTCCGGCGTATACATGGTCCGCTCTGGCAGTACCTTCAAGAAGGTTCATGTTGGAAAATAA